CGGTCGATATCAAAACTTCAAGTAGGTGTCATACGGCTTCCCTTCCGCTAACTGACGCCCTAGCAGTGCAACGTGACTTCTACGGCACCtacctatacagggtgtaaccagaacgctagcaaaaactcagcgtttttattttactacctaaacacaatccaatgccaataaccatttgcctcattttgtagttttagtggatttagtatttttcaaacccagcgtgcaaaactcgggtcaataccctacctcgacgcggcattgattctgagtggcctatttacgcaaagttcgttgacctctagcgtcagtcagatctTTTATTTGCAtattggggctaattctgagcacaacctaattttagagtattcgcatgctcttcttactaatgtaatatgaaaaggacagacacagtttgacagttctaaatttaatttttagatggtaaaacccgtgattttagcacgcactcgcgaacctactgtttaaatttgtattgtgcactaaaatttagtctttaaatgtgaaagtcatgttccgttccttttttaacattagtaaaaagaaaaggatgcagatactctaaatttagtttagagagagactagagaatcggggccgtTGTAAACTTAAAAATGGAaaatggacggacgacatcagacgagtcgcagggagccgttggatccaggcggcgcaagaccgtggcgtgtggaagtcctatgtcctacaagagacctatgtccagcagtggacgtctattggttgatgatgatgatgatgataatgatgatgatgatgatgatgatgatgatgatgatgatgatgatgatgatgatgatgatgatgatgatgaaacttaaaaataggatattattatttattttttcgcgtttttttttgtggtgtcatatcagtaatcatcattaggtactatcacctgtcttcgtttttgctagcattccagttacaccctgtattatggTTCACTCACATGGGGTCAGCCGTCAATGAGGAAGACTGTTGAAATGTTTTCCCATATCGTGTTACCTTGCCTGATGGGATTTACGCAACTGTTCATTTAGGGGGTTCATAATCCTCTGAACCAATTTCGGTTTAATGCTACTGTGTATCGGCAtagctacataatatatttaaactatAATAACCCTTcggtaaattaattaataatacctacttattatcgaAGACATAACTTCagccaaaaaataaattattacttaactCATTATGAATTCTCAAAATTCAAGTTTCGTTCAAGTCCAACTAGTTCGAAagagatttaaaaaacaaacatataaagtcaaaaaagctggtcaagtgcgagtcggattcgctaacgaagagttccgtaccatcgtacgagATATACCagacactatgtaggtacttttttaaagcatggtggccatttcgaattttttattattttttgttttgtcgacatagaaattacatacacactctgtgaagtttttactaggtatattacttatttaaacttcGAACTAAGAACACATTCCTATTGTCTTTTTACTTATGAAAAAATATCCTTGTCAACAATGGTTCTTGTTTGTTATTGTTgcgataataaaatatattattttcatgtagagttttaatatttaaacctACAAACCATAGATTATCTTGCTACAAACTCTCtatagtacgtggcagaaagtaatgtacatagaccttttgaaggagatagcagatttgtagagcatcggtctgtcgttgagaccgtcaAAACGTCAtagaggtatgagtgacagagacaacgctctacaaatccgaaatgtcattctaaaggccgatgtgcatTTACTGTCGGCCGTGTAtactgtacttacctattaggtacggtttatgagatatcTGTGGAAACAGCCCATTGAGAGACATACGGGCGGACATTGGGGGTTTAGTTATTAGTAATAGGGGcccgttggcactctttggGAAaccttacggaaccctaagaaaagAGGCCacaattttgttttttcaaATGGACATAGTACCGTAGtgggtactattatatattctgtgatagtATGTCTACTTAATTAACCTTAGAACACCTCTTATGAGCTCttaaattgttaattattatatatctctatgtaatattacttattattaggtcataaattaggtataataggtatgtaaatattaaacaaatacctatttatttattaatattatgtacatatagcTATAATTAGGATTTAATAATGGCCTAAAAGCCAGCCCGTGCCAGACTTTCCCTATTTTATAAAGCTGCGTacaaaagtttctctgcgttttgtcccgaacactgggaggaacgtttgtttggatcatggtggctttgggagataacaggtaataaaggtgtaaaaaatcttacgccaaagtataaagtctattttgtatattttgttcAGAATAGTATTACCAATCAAgtcattgccagacacttagtatagtggcaaccccctgcaagacacctttaaagtttaaaaaaatattaacgtCTATCACTCAGTTACCCCCAATGCCATCCGCAAGTGGTTTGCGTAATGCCTACGTACCTTACTTATCTTAATATTTTTCTCTCGTGGGCTTGGATGAATAATTACCCCTCCATGCTCGTGGGtttataaatgaaaaatgtCAACCTCACAAGTTTCAGCATCGttttcagtcagtcacttttcagGTTGAAACATATTGacgaaataagtaggtaattagctcaaggaatatacctaatattattttgaaaacttgCCTAAAATAGATTCTGCAGCGTAAAAAAGCAAATTATCCACTTCTTAACTCAGGTCAAATATCCAATTAAACAGAAGGTACGTATTAATTACATTAGGTTAAATTGGCAGGTTCAGTATTTGTCACTGCCCAATACCACCCTTATCGGATTGGTTCGAGCTGAAGGATTTAGCCGAAAGTTGATCCTCGGTTTACGCACGGTGAGCAGGAGCAAggccgcggcggcggcgcggtcGCGTGCGGCACGGGCGCGCCGGCAGTCCGCGCCGCACCACCATGAGGGACGACGAGCCCCCGCTGCTGTGCGCCTCCCCCGCGCCGCACTCGGCCCCCAACCGCAGCCCCGGCCGCCCTTCCCGCTTCAAGCGCGCGCTCCACTCGCTCCGCTCGTCGTTCCGCTCCGCCTCGCCCTTCCACTTCGCTTCGCTCAAGCGCAGCGGCTCCGCTAAATCCTCAGTATCGGACAGTGAGATCGTGCGAGGCGAACGCGCGATGCGTAGGAAGAACAAGAAACAACGCGCAGACTCGGcgaccgcccgcgccgccgccgccgcctcctCGCGGAGCACCGACAGCTCGCCCGCGGCCGAGAAATCCAAATCCAACTTACTCAAACGAATGAGCACCATCGGTAAGAGGCGAGCGGAGTGCTCCACGCCCTCCTCCACCGACATGGATCCTGATCTCGACATGGATCCCGAACTCGAGTACGACTCGAAGTTCGACGAAACACCGATCCTGGAATCGAGTCAGGAGCCCGAAAATCAGGAGGCCGCTTCTACGGACAACGTTGACCAAAATCCTAGCCGCTCCGTGCCGGAGTCCACTTCGCCGGAGCCCCCGTTCATCCCCATAGCGGTCGAGCATCCGGTGGCGATGCGGTGTTTCACGAAGGAGGCCTGGAAGAGACGCAGTAAAACCGAAATTCCGAAGCCGATCGAGGAGTCGGGTCCCGGCAGCGCCCTGAAGCGTCGCATCGCATTCGTGGCGCAGACGTCGGCCGCGATGTCGGAGGAccgcgacgacgacgacgacgacgacgacgaggaCGCGGAGGAGGACGGGGGTGAGGTGGGGTCGCTGGAGGAGGCGGTGGCGCTGGCGCGGCAGCGGCTGGCGCAGGCCGCGCATtcgcccgcgccgccgcagTCGAGCGACAACAACGAGCCGGAAGAGGAGGCGTGCGCGGACAGCATGCCGGCCTACGGAGACCTCATCGAGCCCGAGCACAGGGCTAAGGCCGACGATGAACCGGTGAGTGTGGCGAGCGGCGTCGCTCTCGCGTGCGTGCGGCTCAGTGGACGCAGGCTGTCCGTGCGATGCGCGCGCGCCATGACCTTCGAGGAGACCGCAGCCGATGAGTGCTACCTGACGGTGTGCGAGTGCTGCGGATTCAGCGCTGAGACGTCGCTGTTGTATCCTGTACGTTTCATTTCACGATAGTTTACGAGGAAGGACTCACCATGCCCTTCGTGAGTACTCGTCAAGCTTGCCCGCCCGTGTGCTTTGCAAATTGCATTGCAACAATGAGGTCGTTCTTGTATTTGTACTAGTGTTCCGTAGCTATAGGTCCcgcctataagtacctatacctatataatatatcagCTATTTCtgaataattaaataagtttttatataatttcaCGCAATCAAAAatgaacaaaaattattattatcaatctaTGATGCATCCTAATCCAGATTTCTGTGAAATCTGACTGAAGTTAAATCTTAAGGGGTGCAGTTTCACTGTATATTCCGCGGCCGCTGGTCACAATTCAAAATTCTCTCCTCGATATCAGAAAAGCGTTACGaatgaaaatgttaaaaaagtcctggtaaaataagtaaataattttatctcGGTATGTAGGAAAATGAAAttcttaattattatcactagcctactaactttactttttaaatGATCTACCTCTTATAACACTGAACACTAAAAACGTGTATTTTATTTCGGACTATTTTGGCACGCTTCTTAGAACATTAAGTTTACCGGTTTGACTACAaatgatgttttatttattttattttttgatctatgaattttgtaatGGTTTTTGGAGAtacattttaaattcaatatttCTATTTCACAGACTTTAGAAATGTTTATAATATCTAGTTTATATCAATGAATTCTTGAAATGCCATAACCTGTATCAACTAAgtacattaattatattatttttgattcTACGCATCACCTACGCGTTCGATTTTTTCTTTGATATGTTGCTTCtaagatttattttatattgtCGCATTTATATTTGATTTGTTTCAAATACctaatgttaatattttttcttattggTTCGTTGTTTCGTTCGTTACAGCTTCGTCTCTAACCATTGTATTAACTACGCAGTTGTTTCAGGGAAAACTTTTCAGATATAACTTTGCTTGCTTAGCTCAAGTAAATTTTCAaagcctatacctacctatatttatacctactattgaaatttctcaaaatactttcttagtggggGTCTACGTTAAAGAGTCTACATGTAAAATCTCAAGATTGCTATTGACATGTCTGTCAGTAAGTTTCTCCTatcataactttaaaaataacctaAGTATTCAGATTAACCAATATTTCaggtttcagatttattccctTACTTGTGCTAGAAGACCTATCTAGctgccaaattacatgattctaggtctatgtgaagtaccctataggttttcttgacagacacgacagacagacggacagtcctttttccttttgaggtacggaattctaaaaactacagtgacagacggatggatgaataattataatgtaagtgttacttatgattattgattttgagtaagtacctacggAATACTACAAAAACATCGATCTCTTTAATTATAAAGGTCCACAAGTGGTTACCAAAAACCTGATCAGTCCAGTTGCAAAGTCATGTTATTATTTTCTATCGAactatattgtacctacctatgacttTTATTTTCTAGCAGaactagtttttttaattcaaaattacaattttaaaattccaaaaaatCTATGCCAAAAACCTGATTAGTACACCTGCAGAATGTCACGTTATcagttaatattatttttacatcgAACtccacttttattttaaaattttgtaagaaTTTTTCCGCGTGGTGTTTtattgtgtgttttaagtaattatatacttttttggaattttaattttttttttcttagaatTTGCATTGTGATTTTAAATGTTTCTCGCATGAACATAGGttacctattaaataaataaaaattgttggtaagtaagtacctatttcttCAATAGAAGATTGTTTGTTCTTATAATTTGCCCagcctaataataataatgataatcatCTCTAGATGATCATCAATCAGCGCTAGTTGATGAAGTCATCAACTAGCGCTGTTTCAGATCCTATATTATATTTGCATCGTATATTCCTTGTTTCTCTTATCTATGTTCTATGTCTGTTCTGTGTTGATTGAGATTGTTTAGTTTATAGATAGATCTAATTCTAATATATTGAGATTACACAATCATATTTTCATCATCTACTGTCTAAACTGCTAGCTTCGTGTTTTCCAGTACTTTAATTGGCTTCACTCCTCTGAGTTCAATAAACAGCGCTGTTTTAGATCCTTTGTAATTTTCATAGTCTATTGTTGAAGCCGCTTTAAGCGCTTGGTTTTCTAACATGCGGTTGAGGGCCACCGCTGATGCGAAGACGTAACTTGACACCCCATCTAAGTTTTCAAGTTTGTGGTTCCAATAGTTGTGCAATTCGGTATCGATAGCTGCCGCTCACTATAATGCTCAATTATTTAAAATCTGGTTCGAGGACATTAggtattataggtacatatttaaacagtATCTTAAAactagtccgtacaaaattttaaatgactcctcacgcgccattttaactctatgggtcaactgtcatgtcaaataaggactaaaatcatacttttaacatgaaatttgacacaaagttaaaatggcacgtgaggagttaaattttacgcgttatacctacGTACTTGAGTTTAGTGTGTAAGTGAGATGGAATAATTAGCACCGCTTCGTTTCTTTATTGACACTCGTTTTAATATCAGACGTACCCGCAATTAAATATAAATGATATCGTATGTGTACCTATTTTGCAATTTTCTATTGCAAATTAGGTACACCGGTGctatttttttcctttattgaCAAAATACTTATAGGTAATCTATTTCGATGATGAAACATCAGACAGTTATTTCATCCATTAACTAATTAAAACAGATCCATTAGTTAATGATCTATGCCAATGTATGCTTGATACCCTTAATTATTTAACCAAAATCCAATTACTATACATTTCACTTTACGCTCCAAAGAATCTACTATATCGGATCACTATGATCTTTTAAACTCTTGTAACGTTTAGGGCTTCTTTActaagttaaatataaataccaACCTTCTTATTACCAACTGATATCTACGTAGCACTGCCCACATACCTAACTTGCGGTTCTTCGTTATtagttaataatatacttataggTAGTTATTAAAAGACAATCTAATATTAATCAAAGTTTCTttggtattttaatatttaatgggATCTAACCCGTGGATCTAACTAATCACTTCAAGCACTTTTGCGTAGTTAATcttatttttcataatatttttgtgttaatAATAAGCAGCAGTCTAGAGCAATGGATCTACTTTGGTAGAAGTAGGATTAAGATtcatcttatatatataaaaggaaaagactaACTAgccgactgattgactgactgatctatcaacgcacagctcatactactcgacggatcgggctgaaatggcatgcagataggtagctatgacgacgtaggcatccgctaagaatggatttttgaaaattcgactcctaagggggtgaaataggggtttgaaatttgtgtagtccacgcggacgaagtcacagacAGTGTGTTCATGATACAATTACTAATCGCATCAAAGGTAGGTATTGTGCAGTAATGCGCACTGATAAAAGGGTTAAGGGATTTAACCAATGTATACAGTTAATGATTCTCTTATACAACAATGCCTATAACCTTGCTTGTTTCTATATCGATCTGTAGATCAACGGTTACATAGTTGTTGCTTCTAGACCCAAATGATTTTTAGACATAGTTGGGTATACTAGATTTTGGAATCAGTGGTCAAGTACCTTCGCACGTAGTTTTATAAGAATTCATAGATTTCTTTTTAGTCCCGTTAAAGATGACTGTAATATTCTATTCGCATTCTCAAGATTAGTGGACGGAAGAATAACAGGCAAAAGAGCTCCAGTAAGAGACTGTACAGGGCTTTAGTAGCTCAAATTAAGAAAAAGAAGCAGCTTCAGATAGATAAGCTTTTCGCGTAATGACCGCCAAAGTTCGCTTCGAAGAGCGCAAATGATGATGCTTATGATGATAATTTGGTACTGATtatgagcacaacctaattttagagtattcgcatcctcttcttactaatgtaatatgaaaaggacagacgcagtttgacagttttaaatttaatttttagagggtaaaacccgtgattgtttgactgtttaaatttgtagcgtgcactaaaatttagagtctttaaatatgtaaagttcctgttctgtccctttttagcattgttaaaaagaaaaggatgcagatactctaaatttaatttagagaaagacaacggaatcggtacTCACTTTCCTTTCTACTTCAACTAATTTTGTGATTGGAATTTGACCCGTACTATAAAAaagcaatgggtggggtttgaaccgattATCATTCAGATTCCAGTCCGCTTCTACATCGT
This genomic stretch from Maniola hyperantus chromosome 2, iAphHyp1.2, whole genome shotgun sequence harbors:
- the Rab32 gene encoding uncharacterized protein Rab32 isoform X1, which produces MRDDEPPLLCASPAPHSAPNRSPGRPSRFKRALHSLRSSFRSASPFHFASLKRSGSAKSSVSDSEIVRGERAMRRKNKKQRADSATARAAAAASSRSTDSSPAAEKSKSNLLKRMSTIGKRRAECSTPSSTDMDPDLDMDPELEYDSKFDETPILESSQEPENQEAASTDNVDQNPSRSVPESTSPEPPFIPIAVEHPVAMRCFTKEAWKRRSKTEIPKPIEESGPGSALKRRIAFVAQTSAAMSEDRDDDDDDDDEDAEEDGGEVGSLEEAVALARQRLAQAAHSPAPPQSSDNNEPEEEACADSMPAYGDLIEPEHRAKADDEPVSVASGVALACVRLSGRRLSVRCARAMTFEETAADECYLTVCECCGFSAETSLLYPAHATASAERREHLYKILVIGELGTGKTSIIKRYVHQFFSQHYRATIGVDFALKVLNWDANTIIRLQLWDIAGQERFGNMTRVYYKEAVGAFIVFDVSRVATFDAVVKWKNDLDTKVQLPDGSPIPCILLANKCDQQKEGIVNSATKMDEYCREKGFAGWFETSAKENINIEEAARSLVNKILLNDKLLQSNDKDGEKFGLDHKIANGENNRDTSTGKSCAC
- the Rab32 gene encoding uncharacterized protein Rab32 isoform X2; this translates as MRDDEPPLLCASPAPHSAPNRSPGRPSRFKRALHSLRSSFRSASPFHFASLKRSGSAKSSVSDSEIVRGERAMRRKNKKQRADSATARAAAAASSRSTDSSPAAEKSKSNLLKRMSTIGKRRAECSTPSSTDMDPDLDMDPELEYDSKFDETPILESSQEPENQEAASTDNVDQNPSRSVPESTSPEPPFIPIAVEHPVAMRCFTKEAWKRRSKTEIPKPIEESGPGSALKRRIAFVAQTSAAMSEDRDDDDDDDDEDAEEDGGEVGSLEEAVALARQRLAQAAHSPAPPQSSDNNEPEEEACADSMPAYGDLIEPEHRAKADDEPAHATASAERREHLYKILVIGELGTGKTSIIKRYVHQFFSQHYRATIGVDFALKVLNWDANTIIRLQLWDIAGQERFGNMTRVYYKEAVGAFIVFDVSRVATFDAVVKWKNDLDTKVQLPDGSPIPCILLANKCDQQKEGIVNSATKMDEYCREKGFAGWFETSAKENINIEEAARSLVNKILLNDKLLQSNDKDGEKFGLDHKIANGENNRDTSTGKSCAC